In the genome of Myroides phaeus, one region contains:
- a CDS encoding helix-turn-helix domain-containing protein: MEIDKIKSRRKLLGYSQEFVASKLGLSQKAYSDIESGKTKLKSEVLNEIAKILEISPATICPIACDCHFDIDAKHKGLITYLMERGIDFPEKFI, translated from the coding sequence ATGGAAATAGATAAGATTAAAAGTAGAAGAAAATTATTGGGATATTCTCAAGAATTTGTAGCGAGTAAGTTAGGACTTTCTCAAAAAGCTTATTCTGATATTGAGAGTGGGAAGACAAAGCTGAAAAGCGAAGTGTTGAATGAAATTGCTAAGATATTGGAAATTTCTCCTGCTACTATTTGTCCAATTGCGTGTGATTGTCATTTTGATATTGATGCAAAACACAAGGGATTGATAACTTATTTAATGGAAAGAGGAATTGATTTTCCTGAGAAGTTCATTTAA
- a CDS encoding beta-ketoacyl-ACP synthase III: MKEINSTKQLFASITAIGGYVPEEKRTNADLALITDTSDEWITKRTGIKERRILNSGLATSDMAVAAIKNLLETYHKDIKAVDAIIVATSTPDMPMPATANIICEKLGLDNVWGFDVNAACSGFLYALDLGSSLVETRRYKNVLVIGADKISAYVNIKDRSTNILFGDGAGVVWLEPSAEEGVLDAVMHSNGQGREFLNIEGGGSLYPTTENENTEDKKYIKQDGKVVFKHAIQSMSDACLDVLQKNDLTIEDVNWLVPHQANKRIIDAVGKEIKIQPEKTLVNIANYGNTIAATIPLCIWENTNQIKKNDLILLTAFGAGFSWGASILRWSI; encoded by the coding sequence ATGAAAGAAATTAATAGTACAAAACAACTATTTGCATCCATTACAGCTATCGGAGGATATGTTCCTGAAGAAAAAAGAACTAATGCAGACTTAGCATTAATAACTGATACATCTGATGAATGGATAACTAAAAGAACTGGTATTAAAGAAAGAAGAATTTTAAATTCTGGACTTGCTACTTCTGATATGGCAGTTGCTGCTATCAAAAATTTACTTGAAACTTATCATAAAGACATCAAAGCAGTTGATGCTATTATTGTAGCAACTTCTACTCCTGATATGCCAATGCCTGCTACTGCAAATATTATTTGTGAAAAATTAGGTTTAGACAATGTTTGGGGGTTTGACGTTAATGCCGCTTGTTCTGGTTTTTTATATGCTCTTGATCTTGGTTCTTCTTTAGTTGAAACACGTCGTTACAAAAATGTACTTGTTATTGGTGCTGATAAAATTAGTGCTTACGTTAATATTAAAGACCGCTCTACAAATATATTGTTTGGAGACGGAGCTGGTGTTGTATGGTTAGAGCCTTCTGCAGAAGAAGGAGTCTTAGATGCTGTTATGCACAGTAACGGACAAGGAAGAGAATTCTTAAATATTGAAGGGGGTGGATCTTTATATCCAACTACTGAAAATGAAAATACAGAAGACAAAAAATATATTAAACAAGATGGTAAGGTTGTGTTTAAACACGCTATACAATCTATGAGTGATGCTTGTTTAGATGTACTACAAAAAAATGATTTGACTATTGAGGACGTAAACTGGTTAGTACCTCATCAAGCAAACAAAAGAATCATTGATGCAGTAGGTAAAGAAATTAAAATTCAACCTGAAAAAACATTGGTTAATATTGCAAACTATGGAAATACGATTGCTGCAACTATTCCTTTGTGTATTTGGGAGAATACAAATCAAATAAAGAAAAACGATTTAATCTTACTAACAGCTTTTGGAGCAGGCTTCTCTTGGGGAGCAAGTATCTTAAGATGGTCTATATAA
- a CDS encoding helix-turn-helix domain-containing protein, producing the protein MNSDFVQVYSLDNITDRYKHILTDKRLAIFEIGPKHNQYFVVDRPYQFNVFGLILVTRGKCEITINFEPTMVKKDDLLVVLSNQLFEIKKYSEDFTVKTLFVDADIFLEAGFHIKSNNLIQFLSSQYPKIISLDKTVISKIRNNLKELSKLCFKNEHTFGKDLILNYFSILMYELGHFYNKTILVQNHGKQLRKEETTKTFLYLVATHFKKERSVQFYADQMYISRKHLTKTIVEVFKKTPKQIISETIILEAKVLLKNPRLSISDVINELNFQDLSVFSKFFKTHNGVSPTEFKNKN; encoded by the coding sequence GTGAATTCAGACTTCGTACAGGTTTATTCTTTAGACAATATTACAGACAGATACAAGCATATCTTAACAGATAAACGCCTTGCTATTTTTGAAATTGGACCTAAACACAATCAATATTTTGTTGTAGATAGACCTTACCAATTCAATGTTTTTGGACTTATTTTAGTTACTCGTGGCAAATGTGAGATTACCATTAACTTCGAACCTACTATGGTGAAAAAAGACGATTTACTTGTAGTTCTTTCTAATCAGTTGTTTGAAATAAAAAAATATAGTGAAGACTTTACTGTAAAAACTCTTTTTGTTGATGCTGATATTTTTTTAGAGGCTGGTTTTCACATTAAATCAAATAACCTTATTCAATTTCTATCATCTCAATATCCGAAAATTATTTCTTTGGATAAAACAGTTATTAGCAAAATTAGAAACAACCTAAAGGAGCTGTCTAAACTTTGCTTTAAAAATGAACACACTTTTGGGAAAGACTTAATTCTAAATTACTTTTCTATTCTTATGTACGAGTTAGGGCATTTTTATAATAAAACCATTTTAGTACAAAATCACGGCAAACAACTTCGCAAAGAAGAAACTACAAAAACATTTCTCTATTTAGTGGCTACACACTTTAAAAAAGAACGTAGTGTACAATTTTATGCTGATCAAATGTATATTAGTCGAAAACACTTAACTAAAACAATCGTAGAAGTTTTCAAAAAGACTCCCAAACAAATTATATCAGAGACTATCATTTTGGAAGCTAAAGTTTTATTGAAAAACCCACGTTTATCGATTTCTGATGTGATAAATGAATTAAACTTTCAAGACCTTTCAGTCTTTAGTAAATTCTTTAAAACTCATAATGGTGTTTCACCGACAGAATTCAAAAATAAAAATTAA
- a CDS encoding efflux RND transporter permease subunit: MKIAEISIKRPSIIIVLFIALILGGIYSYKNLSYELIPKFEVNVITVATVYPGASPSEIENTVTKKIEDAVASLENVKKVEAMSFESLSTVMIALTSEADVDLSLNDAQRKINAILKDLPKDVDPPSLQKYSLSDLPIMTLSVTSNSNEKELYDLLDKKIQPIFSRVNGVAKVELIGGEERQIQVLLDPKKIEAYGLNVPAVQQMILASNLDFPTGNVKSNDKQTLIRLAGKYKNVEEMRELVIASKGGIDIRLSDIADVQDGIKEIEKIARLNQKSTILMQIIKQSDANAVTISELVHQTIAEVENNNSDIDLKIHIANDTSQFTLKAANSVIFDLFLAVVLVAFVMLFFLHSFRNALIVMVAIPLSLIATFLGLYLFGYSLNLLSLLALSLVVGILVDDAIVVIENIHRHMEMGKNKVRASYDGAKEIGFTVTAITLVIVVVFLPIAMSSGLVPNIIKQFCVTVIIATMLSLLVSFTIVPWLSSRYGKIEVIKPSSFFGKILHNFEKGLSSFTHAISDLLVWSLNSTRNTIIVLIVVGITFFASIALAPMGYIGFEFFPKTDKGEFLVQLELPKDASVEQTNKVTQKVEEYLQTKPEIQDLITTVGQSSEGYGGIQGTKYKSEIQVVLVDKKQRKDNSFVYAAKLKNELAPLVVDAKIKTVPVGLIGAEEAPLSLTVTGSSLDDAMDFAIQAKDILEQIPGAMEVKLTSETGSPEINVQVDRDKMAALGLDMYTVGMTMQTAFNGNTDSKFRAGEYEYDINIRFQEYARGTIDDVKDISFMNNVGQNIKLQQFATVAYSSGPSVLERRDKTPSVTIKSQTIGRDPGQIGNEWLAQFDQLEKKAGVNYQWSGTMEDQEEGFGTLGVALLAAIIFVYLVMVALYDSFSKPFIVIFAVPLSFIGALLALAIANISLNIFTILGIIMLIGLVCKNAILLVDFANHRVEAGDSVHDALIAANHARLRPILMTTIAMVIGMVPIALASGAGSEMNNGLAVVIIGGLLSSLFLTLVIVPIIYSIFDKIGNRFGKKEKVNFGELMTKDYTVNDNFVDEFAAKENTAK; the protein is encoded by the coding sequence ATGAAAATAGCTGAAATATCAATAAAACGACCAAGTATTATTATCGTTTTATTTATCGCTTTAATCTTAGGAGGTATTTATAGTTACAAAAACTTGAGCTATGAATTAATCCCAAAATTTGAAGTTAACGTAATTACGGTAGCTACTGTTTATCCAGGGGCTTCGCCTTCTGAAATAGAAAATACTGTAACCAAAAAAATAGAAGATGCGGTAGCTTCTTTAGAAAATGTAAAAAAGGTAGAGGCTATGTCTTTTGAAAGCTTATCTACTGTTATGATTGCATTAACTTCTGAGGCTGATGTGGATTTATCTTTAAATGATGCACAACGTAAAATTAATGCCATCTTAAAAGATTTACCGAAAGACGTTGACCCTCCTTCTCTTCAAAAATACTCGCTAAGTGACTTGCCAATTATGACATTGAGCGTTACGAGTAATTCAAATGAAAAGGAGTTATACGATTTATTAGACAAGAAAATCCAACCTATCTTCTCTCGTGTAAACGGAGTGGCTAAAGTTGAATTAATTGGTGGTGAGGAGAGACAAATCCAAGTATTACTTGATCCAAAGAAAATTGAAGCTTATGGTTTAAACGTACCTGCGGTTCAACAAATGATATTGGCGTCTAACCTTGACTTCCCAACAGGAAACGTAAAATCAAACGACAAACAAACATTAATCCGTTTAGCAGGTAAATACAAGAACGTAGAGGAAATGCGCGAACTTGTTATCGCTTCTAAAGGAGGAATTGACATTCGTCTAAGTGATATTGCTGATGTACAAGATGGTATTAAAGAGATTGAGAAAATCGCGAGATTAAATCAAAAGTCAACTATCTTAATGCAAATCATCAAACAATCAGATGCGAATGCTGTGACAATTAGTGAGCTTGTACACCAAACTATTGCTGAAGTAGAAAATAACAATAGTGATATTGACTTAAAAATACACATTGCTAACGATACGTCTCAATTTACATTGAAGGCAGCAAACTCGGTTATTTTTGACCTTTTCTTAGCGGTTGTGTTAGTGGCCTTTGTAATGCTTTTCTTCTTACATAGTTTCAGAAATGCCTTGATTGTAATGGTAGCAATTCCATTATCATTAATCGCAACATTCCTTGGACTATATTTATTTGGATACTCATTAAACTTATTGAGTTTATTAGCACTTTCGTTAGTAGTTGGTATTCTTGTGGATGATGCCATTGTGGTAATTGAAAATATTCACCGTCACATGGAGATGGGGAAAAACAAAGTACGCGCTTCTTATGACGGTGCAAAAGAAATTGGGTTTACTGTAACCGCAATTACCTTAGTAATTGTTGTTGTATTCTTACCTATCGCAATGTCATCAGGATTGGTTCCAAATATTATTAAACAATTCTGTGTTACCGTAATTATTGCTACAATGCTTTCTTTATTGGTATCATTTACAATTGTTCCGTGGTTATCATCGCGTTATGGAAAAATTGAAGTAATTAAACCAAGTTCTTTCTTTGGTAAAATATTGCACAACTTTGAAAAAGGATTAAGCAGTTTTACACACGCTATTTCTGACTTATTAGTGTGGTCGTTAAACTCTACTCGCAACACAATTATTGTATTGATCGTAGTAGGTATCACATTCTTTGCATCGATTGCTTTAGCGCCAATGGGATATATCGGTTTCGAGTTTTTCCCTAAAACAGATAAAGGAGAGTTCCTTGTTCAATTAGAATTGCCAAAAGATGCATCTGTTGAACAAACAAATAAGGTAACTCAAAAAGTAGAAGAATACCTACAAACAAAACCAGAAATTCAGGATTTAATCACCACAGTTGGACAATCTTCTGAAGGGTATGGAGGAATTCAAGGGACTAAGTATAAATCGGAAATTCAAGTTGTATTAGTTGATAAAAAACAACGTAAAGACAACTCATTCGTTTATGCTGCAAAGTTGAAAAACGAATTAGCACCACTTGTTGTTGATGCCAAAATCAAAACCGTTCCTGTAGGATTAATTGGTGCTGAAGAAGCTCCTCTTTCTCTTACAGTGACAGGATCTTCTTTAGACGATGCTATGGATTTTGCTATTCAAGCTAAAGACATTTTAGAGCAGATTCCAGGTGCAATGGAGGTTAAACTAACTTCTGAAACTGGTAGTCCAGAGATTAATGTACAAGTTGACCGTGATAAAATGGCTGCTTTAGGGTTAGATATGTATACGGTTGGTATGACTATGCAAACGGCATTCAATGGAAATACAGATAGTAAGTTTAGAGCTGGGGAATATGAATATGATATCAACATCCGTTTCCAAGAATATGCCAGAGGAACAATTGACGATGTAAAGGATATTTCGTTTATGAACAACGTAGGACAAAATATCAAATTACAACAATTCGCAACTGTTGCTTATAGCTCAGGACCTTCTGTATTGGAAAGAAGAGATAAAACGCCATCTGTAACAATTAAATCACAAACGATAGGACGAGATCCAGGACAAATCGGAAACGAATGGTTAGCGCAATTTGATCAATTAGAGAAAAAAGCGGGAGTAAACTACCAATGGTCTGGAACAATGGAAGACCAAGAAGAAGGTTTCGGTACATTAGGAGTTGCTTTATTAGCTGCAATTATCTTTGTTTACTTGGTGATGGTAGCTTTATACGACAGTTTCTCAAAACCATTCATCGTAATTTTTGCCGTTCCTCTTTCTTTTATTGGAGCTTTATTAGCCTTGGCAATTGCCAATATATCGCTGAATATCTTTACCATATTAGGTATCATTATGTTGATTGGTTTGGTATGTAAGAATGCGATTTTATTAGTGGATTTTGCCAACCATAGAGTTGAAGCAGGAGACAGCGTACACGATGCATTAATCGCTGCCAACCACGCGCGTTTACGTCCAATCTTAATGACTACAATTGCAATGGTAATCGGAATGGTGCCTATTGCATTAGCAAGTGGTGCTGGTTCTGAAATGAACAACGGATTAGCTGTAGTAATTATTGGAGGACTACTTTCTTCTCTATTCTTAACCTTGGTAATTGTACCAATTATCTATTCTATTTTTGATAAGATTGGAAATCGCTTTGGAAAGAAAGAAAAAGTAAACTTTGGTGAATTAATGACTAAAGATTATACTGTAAATGACAACTTCGTAGATGAGTTTGCAGCGAAAGAAAACACTGCTAAATAA
- a CDS encoding efflux RND transporter periplasmic adaptor subunit, with the protein MKKIITALVVIALLGGTAYILTSNKSKNEAETAIVAEKSTIISVRAEQAKIQNINANYKANGNFVPFQEVIISAETPGRVIKLLVDEGASVRKGQALALINVDQINVQLQNAEAAYATAKADLARFESAFTTGGVTKQQLDQVKLLVKNAEANLNSARITANDTHIKAPIDGIINKKHVELGTFVAPGAPLFELVNVNQLKLRVNVDEQHVANLKEGDIIKVKASVLSNEEFQGKVTFIAPKADATLNFPVDLLITNNANAKLRAGMYGSAYFDSEENQATPILMVPRNAFVGSVSSNLIYTVANDKAIAKTVVSGRNFGDFVEILDGLKEGDTVITSGQINLTDNASVTIIK; encoded by the coding sequence ATGAAAAAAATAATTACAGCTCTTGTAGTGATTGCACTACTTGGTGGTACTGCCTATATATTGACAAGCAATAAATCTAAAAACGAAGCAGAAACAGCTATTGTAGCAGAAAAAAGTACTATTATTTCTGTTCGTGCGGAACAAGCTAAAATTCAAAACATAAATGCTAATTATAAAGCTAATGGAAACTTTGTGCCTTTTCAAGAGGTAATTATCTCAGCTGAAACTCCTGGACGCGTTATCAAATTATTGGTTGACGAAGGTGCTTCTGTGCGAAAAGGACAAGCTTTAGCCTTGATAAATGTTGACCAAATCAATGTGCAATTACAAAATGCAGAAGCGGCTTATGCTACTGCTAAAGCTGATTTGGCTCGCTTTGAAAGCGCTTTCACTACGGGTGGGGTAACTAAACAGCAATTAGACCAAGTGAAATTATTAGTTAAAAATGCGGAGGCTAATCTTAACTCTGCAAGAATTACAGCTAATGATACACATATCAAGGCTCCTATAGATGGAATCATCAATAAAAAACACGTTGAATTAGGAACTTTCGTTGCTCCTGGTGCTCCTCTTTTTGAATTAGTAAACGTAAATCAATTGAAATTGAGAGTTAATGTAGACGAACAACACGTTGCTAACTTAAAAGAAGGGGATATAATCAAGGTTAAAGCAAGTGTGTTGTCAAATGAAGAGTTTCAAGGTAAAGTTACTTTTATCGCTCCGAAGGCTGATGCTACTTTAAACTTTCCGGTAGACTTACTAATTACAAATAATGCCAATGCTAAATTAAGAGCTGGTATGTATGGTTCTGCTTATTTTGACTCTGAAGAAAACCAAGCTACTCCTATCTTAATGGTTCCAAGAAATGCCTTTGTAGGTAGTGTTAGCTCGAATCTAATTTACACAGTTGCCAATGATAAAGCGATTGCCAAAACGGTTGTTTCAGGTAGAAACTTTGGGGACTTCGTAGAAATTTTAGACGGACTTAAAGAAGGGGATACAGTTATCACTTCAGGACAAATCAACTTAACAGATAACGCATCTGTTACAATCATTAAATAA